In Musa acuminata AAA Group cultivar baxijiao chromosome BXJ3-9, Cavendish_Baxijiao_AAA, whole genome shotgun sequence, a single genomic region encodes these proteins:
- the LOC135584243 gene encoding protein NBR1 homolog, protein MPLDRAFGSPDKLAHFSLIDSSPMEPRLNQWDFVIKVKYGDTLKRFNAYVHGEMIDHNMTRLRKKIINLFKLSPEADLVLTYVDEDGDTVALDDDDELRDAAVNQHLNPLRINVQLKSYASGGTDLKQENMSPANAMPRQEENQPSEISSVIDEALKHVPEPFRTSLSKISNDFLSKASSSAPAISQIVDQFSKFGISNVSQPVNRPNSESAGMPSQTTTPTQPKDLNISGPPKVPFTSASVSTKSTDLVSELLQKEHESLNGNHVNMVKTDTSGDLNMNSPDLPTFELAPGYALTDDLLAAICASNEFTDHNKESGDVGGKGKSVLYVPPEMISEHNNESFNPSHAPTNTYGFPGMAAGDNNKQLPTDAAPSRTPNGFGFQGVKQHAKISSLDLPDGFNFQGVKQHTKIAALDLPIHPLGHPYERDDGSNDNMFCTFHRGIICDGCGMHPIIGPRFKSNVKEDYDLCGICFSEMVNKADYTRIDRAHHSSRKVFKGCYNSHFRRRLLSPHLHGFGARQSRSKLESRFIQDVTVYDGTVLPPSTPFTKIWRMQNNGSTRWPYGTRLVWVGGDRFANRDSVLLEIPADGFPVNEKVDIAVDLTSPAMPGRYFSYWRLASPSGQKFGQRVWVLIQVDISRPSSATGVFSADLNLNLPPESTSRDGFGIIDVNAEPFDDVAPEPILTNISDELVRPFVNEIPTDGVHPAAADAIAQPMPIVNPPVGVHPAAADAIALPMPIVNPPVSYPIIDLSVSEYESSFLVPPSKTVAEDNTVEETLLDELESMGFKQIDLNKEILRLNKYDLEQSIDDLCGYAEWEPLLEELQDMGFSDRVMNKKLLIKYDGSIKRVVLDLIAGEKA, encoded by the exons ATGCCCCTTGATCGCGCCTTCGGCTCACCCGATAAGCTGGCGCACTTCTCGCTCATCGATTCGTCGCCGATGGAGCCCCGCCTTAACCAGTGGGACTTTGTGATCAAG GTGAAGTATGGTGATACGCTAAAGCGGTTTAATGCCTACGTCCATGGAGAGATGATAGATCACAACATGACTAGACTCCGAAAGAAGATTATTAACCTCTTCAAACTCAGTCCAGAAGCTGATCTTGTTCTTACCTATGTTGATGAAGATGGTGACACTGTAGcactagatgatgatgatgagttgcgTGATGCTGCTGTTAATCAGCATTTGAATCCTCTGAGAATCAATGTTCAGTTGAAATCTTATGCATCTGGAGGCACTGACCTGAAACAGGAGAACATGAGCCCTGCAAATGCCATGCCACGTCAAGAAGAGAATCAACCATCTGAAATTAGTTCTGTtattgatgaagccttgaaaCATGTTCCTGAACCATTTCGTACTTCACTTTCCAAGATCTCTAATGATTTCCTTTCAAAGGCTTCATCTTCTGCACCAGCAATATCTCAAATTGTGGACCAGTTCTCCAAGTTTGGAATATCAAATGTTAGTCAGCCTGTCAACAGGCCAAATAGTGAGTCAGCAGGAATGCCTAGTCAGACAACAACTCCAACTCAGCCAAAGGATCTTAATATTAGTGGGCCACCAAAGGTTCCATTTACTTCTGCTTCAGTATCAACAAAATCAACTGATCTAGTTTCAGAGCTTTTGCAGAAGGAGCATGAGAGTCTCAATGGGAATCATGTTAACATGGTCAAGACTGATACCTCTGGTGATCTTAATATGAACAGTCCAGATCTTCCAACATTTGAGCTAGCACCAGGATATGCCTTGACTGATGATTTACTAGCAGCCATTTGTGCTAGCAATGAGTTCACTGATCATAACAAAGAAAGTGGTGATGTTGGTGGTAAAGGAAAATCTGTCCTTTATGTGCCACCTGAGATGATTTCAGAACATAATAATGAATCATTTAATCCATCTCACGCTCCAACTAATACATATGGGTTTCCTGGCATGGCGGCTGGTGACAACAACAAACAACTTCCAACCGATGCAGCCCCTTCAAGAACACCTAATGGTTTTGGGTTTCAGGGAGTCAAACAGCATGCTAAGATATCGTCTCTTGATCTTCCTGATGGTTTTAATTTTCAGGGAGTCAAACAGCATACCAAGATAGCGGCTCTTGATCTTCCTATTCACCCTCTTGGCCATCCTTACGAAAGGGATGATGGGTCTAATGACAACATGTTCTGTACTTTCCACAGGGGAATTATATGTGATGGTTGTGGAATGCATCCAATCATTGGTCCTCGATTTAAATCTAATGT GAAAGAAGACTATGATTTATGTGGCATTTGTTTCTCTGAGATGGTTAATAAAGCTGATTATACCAGGATTGACAGGGCACATCATTCATCTCGTAAAGTGTTCAAGGGTTGTTATAATTCA CATTTTCGACGTCGGCTCCTTTCACCACATTTACATGGTTTTGGTGCGAGACAATCTAGATCAAAATTAGAAAGTCGCTTTATTCAAGATGTGACTGTGTATGATGGAACTGTACTTCCTCCTTCTACTCCGTTTACAAAGATATGGCGAATGCAGAATAATGGTTCGACTCGATGGCCATATGGTACAAGACTTGTTTGGGTTGGTGGTGATAGATTTGCAAACCGGGACTCAGTTTTATTGGAG ATTCCAGCTGATGGATTTCCTGTGAATGAGAAGGTTGATATTGCAGTTGATCTCACCTCACCAGCAATGCCAGGTAGGTACTTTTCATATTGGAGATTGGCATCACCTTCTGGACAGAAGTTTGGGCAACGAGTTTGGGTTCTTATCCAG GTGGATATCTCTCGACCAAGCTCTGCTACTGGTGTTTTCAGtgctgatttgaatttgaatctgCCACCTGAAAGCACTAGTCGAGATGGGTTTGGAATCATAGATGTCAATGCTGAGCCTTTTGATGATGTTGCTCCTGAACCCATACTCACCAACATTTCAGATGAACTTGTTAGGCCATTCGTCAATGAAATCCCAACAGATGGAGTGCATCCTGCCGCCGCTGATGCCATTGCACAGCCCATGCCCATAGTGAATCCTCCCGTGGGAGTGCATCCTGCCGCCGCTGATGCCATTGCACTGCCCATGCCCATTGTGAATCCTCCCGTGTCGTATCCCATAATTGATTTATCAGTGTCAGAATATGAATCATCTTTTCTTGTGCCACCATCTAAAACAGTTGCCGAGGACAACACTGTCGAGGAGACATTGCTCGATGAGCTGGAAAGCATGGGCTTTAAGCAAATTGACTTAAACAAGGAGATTCTTAGGCTAAACAAGTATGACCTGGAGCAGTCCATCGATGATCTTTGCGGCTATGCTGAATGGGAGCCACTTCTTGAGGAGCTGCAGGACATG GGTTTCTCCGATAGGGTAATGAACAAAAAGCTGCTGATAAAATATGATGGTAGCATAAAGCGAGTTGTACTGGATCTCATTGCCGGGGAAAAGGCATAG